Proteins encoded together in one Solanum lycopersicum chromosome 7, SLM_r2.1 window:
- the NAM gene encoding NO APICAL MERISTEM translates to MEIYHQMQFDCGDPHLPPGFRFHPTDEELITYYLLKKVLDCNFTARAIAEVDLNKCEPWELPGKAKMGEKEWYFFSLRDRKYPTGLRTNRATEAGYWKATGKDREIFSSKTCALVGMKKTLVFYRGRAPKGEKSNWVMHEYRLDGKFAYHYISRSSKDEWVISRVFQKSTGSNGAATSTGGGKKRLSSSINMYQEVSSPSSVSHLPPLLDSSPYSTTATSAAAIVIGDRDRDHSFKKEHVPCFSTTATATITAQSLTFDPTSVFDISSNTLHALQPTPSFASILDSSPSNFTNYTRNSTFPSLRSLHENLQLPLFSGGTSAMHGGFSNPMVNWTVPETQKVEQSELDCMWSY, encoded by the exons ATGGAGATTTATCATCAGATGCAGTTTGATTGCGGTGATCCGCATTTACCACCGGGGTTTCGGTTTCATCCAACTGACGAAGAACTTATTACTTACTACTTGTTGAAGAAGGTTCTGGACTGCAACTTCACTGCTAGAGCTATTGCTGAAGTTGATCTCAACAAATGTGAACCTTGGGAACTTCCTG GGAAAGCGAAAATGGGAGAAAAAGAATGGTATTTCTTCAGTCTACGTGATCGGAAGTATCCAACAGGGCTGAGGACTAACAGAGCTACTGAAGCGGGTTACTGGAAAGCTACTGGAAAAGATAGAGAAATTTTCAGTTCAAAAACATGTGCACTTGTTGGTATGAagaaaaccctagttttttatCGAGGAAGAGCaccaaaaggagaaaaaagtaACTGGGTTATGCATGAATATCGCCTTGATGGCAAATTTGCCTATCATTATATCTCCAGGAGTTCGAAG GACGAGTGGGTTATCTCGCGGGTCTTTCAAAAAAGCACCGGTTCTAATGGTGCCGCTACTTCAACTGGTGGCGGCAAAAAAAGGCTAAGTTCAAGTATAAACATGTACCAGGAAGTGAGTTCACCGTCTTCCGTCTCTCACCTTCCGCCGCTCCTCGATTCCTCTCCGTATAGCACTACCGCCACTTCCGCCGCAGCTATCGTAATCGGCGACCGCGATCGTGATCATAGCTTCAAGAAGGAGCACGTGCCCTGTTTCTCCACAACTGCTACTGCTACAATAACTGCACAGAGTCTAACTTTCGATCCAACTTCTGTCTTCGACATTTCATCAAACACCTTGCATGCACTACAGCCAACTCCAAGTTTCGCTTCTATTTTGGACTCTTCTCCATCTAATTTCACTAATTACACAAGGAATTCAACTTTTCCAAGCTTAAGATCACTCCATGAGAATCTCCAGCTTCCGTTATTCTCCGGCGGAACCTCCGCCATGCACGGCGGATTTTCTAATCCGATGGTTAATTGGACCGTGCCGGAGACTCAGAAAGTTGAACAGTCTGAACTTGACTGTATGTGGAGCTACTGA
- the LOC101261434 gene encoding uncharacterized protein, whose amino-acid sequence MAEEYSVDPAQLLEAATDFAYHPGALSDASAQDFLNRFPLPAIINALQTKADYPGLESALVDCLEKLFKTRYGASLIPHYMPFVIVGLGAESQKVRRLACQTVSCLLENIDEALVIQLIHEYGVYQLLLNCLISGDAEVAAASTDAIRKLASHSKGIDIIFPESGNEATNLLNFATNCAPLGRVRVLALIVKLFSISTSVASRVYSSNLLSLLETEISNSDDTLVTSSSLELLYELADVEHSTEFLSRTKFLQILTSIISDASAESILRSRAMMITGRLMARENAFVFIDESGCRNLISAINGRFNLLENQNADECECALEALGQIGLSSKGAALLLSGAQPAERHVIYAAFDQQQHGKQLAALHALANIVGETRAEKDVLLDGDAEQNLRRLIYEAASKTSKLTPSGLLLSVLQQDSEIRKAGYRVISGLVMRPWCLMEVISRREIIDIVTDAFKETEKIGMEARHKCCQSIYKVFTSSSKLIADNAFSGIATKLEQAISRGPYLGRKLSEAQPAVMTEQRF is encoded by the exons ATGGCGGAAGAGTACTCTGTGGATCCGGCGCAGTTACTGGAAGCAGCTACTGACTTTGCGTATCATCCTg GCGCTCTTTCCGATGCTTCAGCTCAAGACTTTCTTAATCGATTTCCTCTTCCAGCCATTATCAA TGCTTTGCAAACAAAAGCAGATTACCCTGGCCTAGAAAGTGCTTTGGTTGATTGTTTAGAGAAGCTTTTCAAAACAAGATATGGAGCATCACTCATTCCACACTACATG CCATTTGTTATTGTCGGTCTCGGTGCAGAGTCTCAGAAAGTCAGACGCTTAGCATGCCAAACT GTATCCTGCCTGTTGGAGAATATTGATGAAGCACTTGTTATACAACTAATTCATGAGTATGGAGTTTATCAACTTTTGCTTAATTGCCTCATAAGTGG GGATGCGGAAGTTGCTGCTGCATCTACAGATGCAATTAGGAAACTGGCTAGCCATTCGAAAGGCATT GATATCATATTTCCTGAAAGCGGCAATGAAGCGACAAACCTCTTGAACTTCGCAACCAACTGTGCACCTCTG GGACGAGTTCGTGTTTTAGCTTTGATAGTGAAGTTATTCTCCATTTCCACTTCTGTGGCATCAAGAGTCTACAGCTCAAATCTTCTTAGCTTGTTGGAGACAGAAATCAGCAATTCAGATGATACATTAGTCACTTCGAGCAGCTTGGAACTCCTATATGAG TTGGCTGATGTTGAGCACAGCACTGAGTTCTTGTCAAGGACTAAGTTTCTCCAAATTCTTACTTCTATTATTAG TGATGCTTCTGCTGAATCGATTTTGCGATCAAGAGCAATGATGATAACTGGAAGGCTGATGGCTAGGGAGAATGCctttgtctttattgatgaatcTG GTTGTAGAAATCTTATTTCTGCCATTAATGGAAGATTCAATTTATTAGAAAATCAAAATGCAGATGAATGTGAATGTGCTCTTGAAGCGCTCGGACAAATTGGGTTGt CCAGCAAAGGTGCAGCATTGCTTCTCTCAGGTGCACAGCCTGCAGAAAGACATGTGATTTATGCAGCTTTTGATCAGCAACAGCATGGTAAACAGCTG GCAGCATTGCATGCTCTTGCAAACATTGTTGGAGAAACTCGCGCCGAAAAGGATGTATTGCTGGATGGTGATGCAGAGCAGAATCTTCGGCGTCTGATCTATGAAGCAGCATCCAAGACTTCAAAGCTGACACCTTCA GGTCTCCTCTTATCAGTTCTTCAACAGGATTCAGAAATTCGTAAGGCG GGCTACAGAGTGATAAGTGGGTTGGTGATGCGACCTTGGTGCCTGATGGAGGTTATTTCCAGACgagaaataatagatatagtAACTGATGCATTTAAAGAGACAGAAAAGATAG GTATGGAAGCTAGACACAAATGTTGCCAGTCAATCTACAAAGTTTTCACCTCATCTAGTAAACTGATAGCTGACAATGCATTTTCGGGTATAGCTACAAAG CTGGAGCAAGCTATCAGCAGAGGTCCTTATCTAGGAAGAAAGCTTTCTGAAGCACAACCTGCAGTGATGACTGAGCAGAGATTTTAG
- the LOC101261139 gene encoding small ribosomal subunit protein bS20c, with protein sequence MAGACLSSSCLSFSTKFNTLSLNGPHADAFRSLSFSANTSLNLFSKGTVSVNPVQMPFRRSIVCEAAPTKKADSAAKRARQAEKRRIYHKAKKSEVRTRIKTVLEALETLRKKTDAESEEVVSVEKLIAEAYSAIDKAVKVGTLHRNTGARRKSRLARRKKAVEIHHGWYVPAPATEPDLVATA encoded by the exons ATGGCAGGAGCTTGCTTATCTTCTTCTTGTTTGAGTTTTTCTACAAAATTCAACACCCTTTCTCTCAATGGACCACATGCTGATGCATTTAGGTCACTCAGTTTTTCTGCTAACACTTCTCTCAATCTGTTCTCTAAAG GGACTGTTTCAGTGAATCCGGTGCAAATGCCGTTTCGTCGTTCCATTGTTTGTGAAGCTGCTCCAACAAAGAAAGCGGATTCTGCTGCTAAAAGGGCAAGACAAGCTGAAAAGAGGAGAATTTACCACAAGGCTAAAAAATCTGAAGTCAGGACTAGAATTAAGACT GTTTTGGAAGCATTGGAGACATTGAGGAAGAAAACTGATGCAGAGTCAGAGGAAGTTGTTTCAGTTGAGAAGTTGATTGCAGAGGCATATTCTGCAATCGATAAAGCAGTTAAAGTTGGAACACTTCACAGGAACACTGGTGCGAGAAGAAAATCTCGTCTTGCTAGAAGAAAGAAAGCAGTTGAGATTCATCATGGCTGGTATGTTCCTGCTCCAGCCACTGAACCTGATCTTGTAGCCACAGCTTGA
- the LOC101260842 gene encoding protein yippee-like At5g53940: MGRLFLVDLEGKTYNCKFCKTQLGLADDLVSKAFHCRRGKAYLFNNVVNITFGQSEERTMLSGTHTVNDIFCCCCGQILGWKYERAHEKSQKYKEGKFVLERGRIIDGEVDSEFYIDTRASTSDGEDTM; the protein is encoded by the exons ATGGGGAGATTATTTTTGGTGGATCTTGAAGGTAAAACTTACAATTGCAAATTCTGCAAAACCCAACTTGGTCTGGCTGATGATCTTGTTTCAAAG GCTTTTCATTGCCGCAGGGGAAAAGCATACCTGTTCAATAATGT GGTAAATATAACTTTTGGACAGAGCGAGGAGAGGACGATGCTTTCTGGAACGCACACTGTGAACgatatattttgttgttgctgtgGGCAGATTCTTGGCTGGAAATAT GAGAGAGCCCATGAGAAAAGCCAGAAGTACAAAGAAGGGAAATTTGTCCTTGAAAG AGGCAGGATCATTGATGGAGAAGTTGATTCCGAATTCTACATTGATACTCGAGCAAGCACAAGTGATGGTGAAGATACAATGTAA